ACACCCAGTCCAGCGCCATCTAGCTCTAGTCGCCTCTACTTAGCCCCTGTTTGGCCACCACAGGCCGCGGTTCGACCACCTCCGACCACCGGGAACCGCCGTGCAGCCTCACCGGACGGCCACCTGCTCTCCTGACCCCTTACCATCCCCAACgaaccctttctctctctattttgcAGCAAGGGCAGTAAACCcgcgagtgggtttccagcatgTTCGTGGGTTGTTTTGGGCCTTTTCCAGGCCCCGAACCTGggacttgctttggggtttatcaTTCCTCGTGTCGTCCCCGTCTGATTGATACGTTTTGCACTtaattccggtgagtaatctcactaatccatgcttagtttgctaattatgctttggggttgattagatttaattaaatgcaattatgtggttagattagaatggattagtgattattagacaaTTGTAATGCATGTTAGACATTTCGATTGcacaattagcaagtagacatagtttactatttattgaaagcatctcgggatttttcccgacccttagtgggcttcaattaggcaattcgggcctaaattggatttttagtaattaattattaattttcgaaattaattaattaaatatttatttttccggaaattcaaccgagaTGGGCGGTGactagaatttcgtgctgattgttgtggtgtagtccgtttatttaattgagcttcaatttgtatggaattgatttaattatgagtttttaggagttattcatattgaattaattgttaattatttgattgggaaatcgttgggtattggttGTCGGTATCGAAATTAAGTTGGTTATCACCTGAAAGAAAATACATGGGCTCAGTGAATTAGAATGTTACCTGGgaaagacacgtggctcggtgattggatatgtcatcttggcgaaaaggtagtcttagagaatgcacgtggctcggagactcggtatgtcttcctGGAGAAGGCATGTGGTTCGGTGACAGAGTATGGCATCGTATAAAGGGTCGGATGGGACCATAAGTCCATCAGatcttgaaagggtcgagtgggaccgtaaagccattgaatcttgaaagggtcgagtggaaccataaagccattaaatattgaaagtgtcgagtgggaccgtaaagccattgaatatcgaaagtgccgagtggggccgtaaagccactaaatctaagaaagttGCTTGGTGGGGCCATGATTACCACCTATAAATAAGTTGTGTCTTAAAGATTGTGATTTATATTTGGGAATTGAGTTGAAATAGTTAAAATGACCGGAAGTGATCTtgttgatatgtaatcgactaagtcgattggtaattactttgatttgatgttgtgaatcgatagattgaatggaaatgatcgtgagtggtctttttggcgtgtaatcgactaggtcgatttgatcgatgcttcgatcagtgatgtgatttcttgggtgcctatttgatctatGCTAACTTacaggtgggatctgaggccaaggtaagtcctctgacctgtgcgtgtttaggcagcatatagtataatggtttactaattgggccttagtggggtagaacttgctgagatgtagtctcatcccggttgtgagacaacatttcaggcccgtagatgaacctgaggaggaggaatcggaGAAGGAGAACACTAAAGTGAAACCTAAGGAgaagaaagatttttgaagaagaagatgatctagAAAGGGATCCTGAGTACGATCGAATGAGGACTGAGGTGCCATCCTCTTTTGGGAATCctgttttgatgtgaatagagtgaaATTAGAAAGTCGTGAATAGTTTTGTGAAGCTCTTTGAATTATGCTctttataaaagtgtggttgtgaatttcgttatgaaaaatatggccttgcttttctatcccattgtgtcattgtctggggatttataactgcttccgcatgtgcttaataaatgaaagggtcagtgGTACTTAGTtttgggatatcgcattataaaattgaccaagtaGAAGAATGTGTgtgtgcccgaggatcggggcgtgacacaggTTGCGGATACACCAAGGAATAGAAGAACTTAGCAAAGTTGGGGGTTAGACCCAACTACTTTCTCTGCTCTTTGTTGTGGATATGCTGAAGAGATGAAGGATGCAATGAAGTTGAGGACTTGTTTCCTCTATCTCTTCTTCCAAGGTGGTAATAGGAGATTTCAGCGCAGCTGGGGgcttccttttttccctcctGTGGTATCGGTGATTTCCTTGTTTCTTCTGGTTTGTTGGTTGCTGTCACTGGCTACCTTGTTTGTATTTGTGTTCTTATCGAAGACGAGCAGCCTTTGCGGTGTAAGGTCTTTCCTGCTTTTTGTTTTGAGGGTCGCCACCATTTGGCtctcccctctttttctttttttctcggcacccttccactcgatTAGACTTGTTTGTCttcttgagtgcaagttttgttggTGCCGAGTCTCTCTTTTGCTGTATAGCTTTGTTGGATAAAAGTCAATATATCTCTTACCTTtgcccaaaaaaatatatacataatatatgCTCGAGATCCAAATAATCTTCCCTTGTTTCACACACTACCGTGGTGATTGCTTAGGCTTCCAGAATTTTGATAATGGAATTgattttttctaaattgagTACCCCACGTGAAATTTGACCAACATGTGCAAAGCACAAGGCAATTTTCGGCTATGGGCttgattcaaattttgaaatttttattatcgCAGGCTCAGTCCAACCAATCCCATTAAGTTCAAAACCATCACTTAAGACCATCCACTAACAGTCCAATTataatgcaattaataaaaaatataaattaaactatATAATgaatgctcctaaaactatatgctatgcaattcaattccaatatgtttttttagggattaaaaatccatccataattttctaagcaataaataaatgatttggtcattaaaatttaggtgtcaacattatCTTATAAAATGATATTGCCTCTATGAACTTAATAATCCCTTTAAGAGGGGCATTAGTATATATAGTAGTGGAAGTAGAGAGAATTTAGTTAAATCCTCAGTAAATTGTCATTAAGAATCGTGCGGATTTGTCAATATGGATGTTACGGTCCTTAATCACCGGCTGATCGAGGAATTTGAGTTGTCCAATGATCTTCAATTGACATTTCACCAAGATTGAGCTAAGCTTTCTTATTGGTCTCGCTTTCATTTAGGCATTGAGAACAATAACATTGATAATAATAGATTGAGACCATGGCCCTTTTCATGCCTATTACAtgtcaaatttggaaaagagCGAGTTTCTTCGCACTTACGTCACTCTCGATTAATCAAATGCAGACGTAATATTAAACTGAATTACtcatattttcatgatttaaGAAGCGTTTATTTAGTAAGATCAACATGAATCAAAACAAACAACAAAGGGATCCACAGAACATAGTAGAACAGATCTGTTATAGTATTAAAACATAACAATCGGCGACTGATCTCCAAATCCACCAGAAATGAGCACAAATTATTTAGGAAGTTTTCTTATGAAATGTCCTCGTCCAGCAATTTGTAGATCGTTTCCAAATCTTTCTGGGCCGGAAGATGCTCGGTCCGAAGGTAGATTTAACCATTTGAAAGAGCAACGGAAGCTGCAGCATCGCAAACAACGCCACGGGAAGACAACTGAGCACAGTGACTGGAATCCAAGCCCACTTGAGTCTCTCATCCAACACAAAGGTAAGAGCGGCAGCGAAGGCTGCAAGCATGGAAGccagagagaaaaagagagaggacagGCCGATTATCATATTCTTTGGCAATGAGTAGAGAAAATCTTCCGGCTCGTGTGATGAAGTTAGGATGGCCGAGAATGAGAAGACGGCTGCCATGGAGAAGAACAAGCCTAGTGCATCCGAAACTGCAAAAACCAGGAGAGAGTTCTTTCCTAACAATATCGGGACCCCGGTATTGTTTCTGCCTCCCGAGACAATCAAAGCAGCAACAAACAGAGCCACGGCTATTAGAGTTGAGATGAGCAAGAATGAACTTGATGTACTCTTCATccatttttctccattcttAAGCAACTCTTTGTGCTCATCTAGGAATATATGCCAGTATGCCTCATATACTTCCGTTTCTCCTTCTTGAAAAGTTTTCTTCGCTACCCTATAATAAGGATGGACCCACCCTTCCACAGCCTACACAGAAGCAAAGCCACGCCACTGAAATAACAAGGATAAAATCAACAGTGGTTGGCAAATATTGGGTTATGGTTGGGTCTCATGGGaccaaaatacaaaaaatttaacttGAGATAAAattgtgacaattttttttttcttataattcaggGGCACGGGTGTGGAGACCAAGGTACACGGAGCCACACCTTTGGTACCCATAAAGCAAATTGCACGCAGTTTGTGGGATTTGAAAGATTGACATAAGCTCTTGAACTGAAAATCCCCAAATGCTCCACCCAAATGCACCAGCATGGGGCTAAATTCTGCTTCTAAATTATTTCTCTTGGTCGACCCTTCATATTTTTAATGTATCTGAAACAATTAGTTGAACCTCCATCCTTCACTTATATATGATTTTTGCATCTCATCAAGGTTGACAACGAGATAGAACTTAGTGATATGATGATACATTACCTTGAACCATTGAAGTTCCCTCTGCATCTGAATAGCTGCACCGGGGACGTTGCTCAAATAGCCAAAATTAGGTGAATTCCGTGCTGCCGCGTTCAACATGGCCAGTGACTCAGCATTTTCGGGTGTGGTGGGGATGATGGACAGATTATCACTCGAGTTCGCCGCCAAAAAGAGTCCACAGACCTCCTCTTGGCGATACTCCACAGCAACCGTCAGCCAACTTTTACCCTTATAAGTAGTCCAAATTAACTCCGGGTAAGACTCCAGGCACACCTCCAGTATTTCAACGATTCCCTTGGTTGTGGCCCAATTGATGATGAGGTCTTCTTCGAAAAATTTGAGGATCTCAGCTGTTTCCATATCAGAAATCTGGGCGCAAACTCGTTTTACTAACTCAACAGCCCCCTCATGTCTCAGCTTTGCGTCGCGAATCCTTTGGACCGGTGGAGCTGCATGTAAAACACGCACTGGCCAGATGTTgtgctattcttttttttttacaaagatAAAAAGCAAATACATTTCTtcctttaaataaaaataaataaataacttgcATCCATGATCCAAAAATGCCAGCTATTACACTATGAGACTGTGACACTATAAGCTGAATCGTTTTTATCGTATTTCTTACTGAAACGTGTACTTCTATCTAGATTTCTCGTTCTCCATGTAAACTTCCACTCTGGATTCAAGAATCCAGTAAAATTAGCTGCTACTCAGCTCTTATTGATTGAATTCAAGAAATAGTCTATACCGCATCCCATATGATTATTACTCTTATTTTAAAGAAGAgcaacccctctctctcctcacaaATACTCAGCAGACCTCCGCGCCAAGGAACCCCCGTTCCAACACCGACATTACCACCGGAGCAGCCCCGCCATTGATGCCCTCACCACCCTCTGTCAGTCCCTGTTTGTGGCAAGCTCACTTGCGGCGGTGTCAGCATGCAGAGTTCGAGGCCGAGCTCACGGTCCTGTGAGCTGTGCGAGATGGACCTCGTACTCAGAAGGGCCGCAGAAGGAAAAATCATTCTTAGCTGGGATGACGGTCCCGGGATTGCATAGGACCGCGATCAATCAGttgtatttgttcaattttggtTCTGGTATTTCTAAAGCGTCACTTCATCAGTGACTTATTCaataggaaaaattccaaatcccGTAAAGTTCAGGGAACATGGCAATATGCATTGAACTGGTCGATCTGATTTCCCATTCCACATTCGGAAATGAGGTTTGGCCATGCAGATTCCCAGTACGGGACTTGGAACGAGACCACCTGGGCATTGGACACTTAAAATGTACTTTTTTGGCTTGTCGTGTGCAAAAAAACATCATGTACAAACTGCATGTTAAGATGTCCCACATCTAATAAAGTAGAAATTTACAAATGACTCGTGCCTTGTCACATACATGGCAAGACCCGACACGACACTTAAAGTGCACTATATGAGCATGCAATTTCATCTCGAAGTAAAATAGCTTATTGCTTTTCACCTTAGGTCAATATTATGTAACATATATGCAATATATACACATACAAACGAGCATGCATATAGacacgtgtgtgtgtgtgtatatgtgCGCACGCGTGCGCactcaatttaatttttatacaGTATATGTGTGTTTTGACAGAACTAAGAGCAAATAGAATGtcttaaaatgaattaataGTTTGTCATTTTACAACAATGTATTTGTATTAAAATTGCGTCTTTTCACTTGATAGCTATTTTAAATTAGCGTTTGATTGAAGTTTGATATGTGAACTGTTAATTTAAGGATGCGATATCGTTGTCTGAAAAgtattcaatatataaatatcttGCGTAGTAAAAATTTGTTATTCAAAAgatcgaaaatgaaaaaaatataatatgattaaTTCATATCCACTCGTCTCaccaataaagaaataaattcatCCCAGAGATATGTAGTAAAAATCTTTTGTTTGCAAATACTATGTAAAGATTgatcttcatctttttcatatttctttttaagTGTTAATTAAAAAGATCGTCATGCTTCTAACTCTAGTAAAAACTAATTAAGCTAATAAAATCTTCACTATTTTCATCACATCGAAGGCACACGTATATCACTATAATATTCTAAGAAATCGAAACAGAAAACCGAAAGAGAGAATCGGCCAGGTTAATTACTTTTGTAACAGGTAAAATCATACCCACAATTTTGGCAGCAGTCCAGAGAAACTTCTTAAAAGCTCCAACTGCTTCAATCACGAATAACTTTCTGAAAATCTGAAGTGCTGCAATCAGGAAGAAGAATGAATTATGTCCTTTTTCCAATTGTCATTGATATAACGACCAAAAAATGGTTCCAAAAGTCCCAAGACCATTATATAGCGTTTATGCCCACGCCCATTATATTAACTATAGTCTTAGGCCAAAATCCAGCCTACACATTGGTGAAGAATAATATATAACTATTAAATCATGCATTCATCTATTAAAGTAAGTATTTTAATTACAATAATTGATATTGGTTCTACACATTTTTACAGAGGTATTAAAAAAGATCATTGCAAAtacaaacaaataataatatacATGTACACTTAACAATCACTTTATTAAAAAACGAATAAATTAATCTTGAAATCATGATTAAATACTATTAATAAAACTGATGCATAGATTCACATTAGATGGCAATTTTACCCACCCTACCAAAGACCCCGCTGTCTCACCCCAAAGAGGGTGGATGGAACCCACAACCAATGGGTTTTGGGGTGGGGATGGGGCGAATTTCCCTATTCACGTCTGGGGGCAGCATTTAGTTTAGGGGTGATTGGTTCTCAATTTGGTTCGGTTCAATGGAACCggtcactattttttttttttttttttatgtttttgtataTGGATATCTTGTTGTCCAAAACATGACTAGGAACCAATTCAGAGCTCGAGACGAATCCTATACTTTCATTCAAATATCTTATTGTTAAGTTATAAGCTTTTATTTCCCGAAACAATAAACTAAACCCaccaattttttgaagaaataaaaataaaaataattatatgttgTTGGTTTGATTCCCCCTTGGAACTGGGAATCGGATAGCCTGAACACCTGTTCCACTTTGGGAAGCTGGGAACTAGACCGATATTCCTGGAAACTGTACCCAATCGATTGGTTTGGTTCGGTCTAGGCGATTCCCGGTTCAAGTGGTCCGTGTTGCACCACTAGCATAGATGGATATGCTTGGCGTTGCCTCATGAACCCCCCAACGAACGATCCTATGTCTAAAATTTGAATATCTATTATAAACCCTATCCctttaaatttgtattatttttgcAATGTAAAGTTTCTCCATTTTTACGTAGATTTCAATATCACACGAATATTTGCAATAGTTTATTcccttttctcatcaatttatcaaggaaattttcaaaataaactttGTACTCAATGGatctaaaaatcacaaattcatATACTTTCGCccataaatgatttatttaactcgcaaaaaaactaaattatgTTTCACGTagaatttaatttaaattttgatctaGGAAATTAGAGGGGCAAGTGGTATGGCGAAATCCGTATACTTGCTAGGATTGGCACTTCGCAAGTATTATTAGCCTAAGCAAGCGATGAACTTGGACAAACGTAGATGCGCTCTAGCAAGATCCCACAAAAACAGTCACAGCCCACCTTGAGCCATCGTAGTTGGTGTCCTCGAGATCCATGGACATTCATTTGGTATGGACTTCAAGTTCACCGGAACACCTTCAGGTGCAAAAAGAGCAGGTAAATATGAATGATCTCATGAATTGTCCGTATCAAATGCATTCGAGTAGAAAATCGGTAGAAGTGCTGACATTTGTATAGCAATCTTTCCCATAGGTTGAGCCTGGCCCCGCTGAGAAAGTGAAGTGGCCTAAGAGACAATGCTCTCAATAGGGATCCCTTCGCTTTGATGGGCCCAATCTTCTCCTTGGCTAAGTGAGGATATTGGTGCAgcagatagagagagacatCTGAACGAAATTTACAAACAAAGCTTATAAGGAAAAGAATCTCGGAAGAGCAGACATGAAACAAGTGTGCGTGATCTTACCGAAATGACCGGCATAGGCAAGATAATAGATTGTACCAAACGCTTGATCTTCAGGGAAAATGCGGCGTGGACTGTCATCTTTTGTATTCATGGCCAGGAACCAAAAGACCTCCTTAGACAGAGCACCATATTCAGCAGATCGTCGTAGAGGAACGAAATGGTCACCGTCTAGTATATTTGTCAACTTAGGATTTCTTCCGACTAATGCCTTAACCATCCTTATTCTTCCACCCATGGCGGCATAATGGATGGCAGTGCACCTTGTGCCATCAGGCACTTCAAGTTCTTCCGGGGACAAGAGATCGACCAGCTTCTCAACAAACCGATCTTGGGCACTCATAGCCGCTATATGAAGTGCAGTCCGGGATTCACTAGTAATTATAGCTGTCTTTGAGGGTGAATTTTGCTCGAAGAATTTAGAAGCAAAAGCCCAATCGCCCTCGAACGCAGCTCGCAACAGTGGTCGATAAAGGTGACCATCCTGCACAACCTTTTTTTGTTCTGCGATGAGGAAAGTTTTTTTGTGGTAGGATAATTGTGCGACAGACATCAACATATTTTGAACACCTTAAATAAATCCTATTTAATTAACAAGAAAAGGAACGGCTCGCTTGGATATGGTATACCTGGCGTTAGTGGAGGTGGAGAAGTTGGCATTATAAGGGACGGCACGTCCACACGAACATCTTCAATAATATGGGGAAGAAAACCGGAATTAATGTAAAAAGCCTTTCCGAAAGTTATGGTTGTTCAATAATATAGGGGGACCAAAACATAGATAACCCAGAATTTTCAAATGGGAACTGTCAACAAACCGGTTTGGTGTGCGCCTGCAGGCTCAGGGGCCGTATCTGCCGGAGGTTGAGCATTATGGGAATTTGTTGGATTTGCCTCTTGTTCGGCTGCCATCGGTGATGTGAGATAAATCctacttaattgacaaaaaaggaACGGCTCACATGGCAAGGGCGTACCTGGCACTGGTTCAGCTGGAGAAGTTGGTGATTGAACGATTCCTGAGGGATTATTAGCCTTTGAGTTCAAGTCAACATCCAGACAAACATCTTCGATCACAGAGGGAAGAAACCGGATTCAATGCAAATAGCCTTTCTCAAACTTACATTCGTTCAATTTAGGGGGGCCAAAAGCAGAAATAATCACTCCAGAGCttagaattttcaaatgaaCACGTGTCAACGAACCGGTTTGGTCAGGAATTGCGGGCTTAGGGGCTGTACCAGTAGGTGCTTCAGCATCGGGGAAATTTGCTGAATTTGCGCCTTGTTTGGTTGCCATCGGTGATGTGAGATCGTTCGCCAGCAAAAGTTTCAGAAAGCAAAAAAGGAGTTACGCGACTTTTTCTTCTCTGGAAAAGCTAAAGCATTGACGTCGAACGGCACTATTTGTAATCAGCTAGCTAATGGGAGGCAGGCAATGCACGTTATCAATGTAGCcaaggaaaatataaataattcacATCTTGACAAAACAATGTTAACATGCACATGCTCCTTGATTCCTTTCTTAAACAAAAGATGGCCACTTAAAATCATAACAAGCGGCGTCTCTGATCTAGACAAGAGTCAATACACACTTTAAAAACTTGTGTTATTATTTATGACCAGCTCATAACAACCTTGTGACATGAGGCAGGGGAAAATGACCGTCTGGTTCACGCGCTATGCTATATTCCaccaaataatttttcttcaataaaagaATGTTAGCTTGGAACGGGTCGGCTTTGTGTCGGGTCATAAATAGTTAGACCCAAATTGACTTATTTACCTATTTATGATTCATTTATTCACAATGTAAATTTATCAATTCACACTTGACCCGACTCATATTGTTAAGACACTTCCATATTTAACCAAATCttaaaaaacttgtttcttatgattttttattttttttattgttaaaacACTTGCATACAATTACAAATTgaatggataaattttataatttgtttaAATTTAGACTCCATTTTTTCGGGaaaattgttatatttttgaaaatgataatattttctggtgtttaattgaaacatgaaaatgaattacaaaatattttccatttggtatggaaaatctgatttgatttttcgTGCACTTcttttaagtatttttatttttatttatttggataAATAGAAGTTTTaatgatatttctttttttttctttcttttcctttaatcttcttcttcacctagTTGTTAGCCATGAAGGCCATGGCCAACAATAGgtaggctcaagccttgccaaagGCCaatgaggctcgagcttgctcGATTCTAGCAAGCCAACCCGAGCCAGCTTTGGGCGAGGCTCCACCTTACTAGATTAGCAAGGCTTGAGCATTGGCCTCATCCGATCACGAGCTCAAGTTCACTCGAGGCCAAAGAGCTCAAGTCTTGCCATATTAGAGAGACTATAGCCCCACTAGCACCGAGGCTGGCGAGTTTGACCTCACCAGGTCGGGTGAGCTCAAGGCTACCGGTGCAATTGGACGACTAGGTAAGAGTCGCAAACCTCACCCGATGCAATGAGGGGTTCATAGCCCTCACCCTCAACCAGCAAGGGTTGGCCACCAGACTTTGTAGGGGAAAAATGTAAacgaaaaaattataaaaactacTCAAGAGAATGATATTTCATTAATGGGTTAACTCAACTAATAAcctttataaattaaatggtTTATAAATGGATTTAAAGGCAAACCTATTTACAACTCATGTATCATTAAACTTACATACAACCCAAACCCATTAACAACCCTttattaaaacttaattaacccatatatgacccgTCTCATTGAATATGGGTCCTTCAACCCTGACATCTCTACTCAATAGCTAGTCGAACTTCCCTGGCATACAACCATTACCAACCTGAGTCTTTGAAACAAATTAAGGAAAgtataaaaaagtcataaatctattatattggtgtcaatttaattataaacttttcaattgaaacattttgacaaattAATATAGCCCATTTAGCTAATTTTAGCTAGATAATGATGAGATGGATGTTAGTCGTTCTACATAGCATGACCGATGCTGATgtatattttctgaattttatattacttttctttttatatttttcactaTGGTTGGCGAGGTTATTAGCCAGCATTAGCTGCGAGCAAGGGTTGCCAAGCACTCGCCTACGCgagcccttgccagatccaAAGAAGGCGATTCTCACCTAGTcatgagggttgagccctctcCAAATCCAATGAGGGTGGCCCTCACTAGTTGGATCTAGTGAGAACTCTAAAGTAGCTAGTACTATCACCCCAGGCtgggggggggggtggggggagGTGTAAATAGGTGATTTTAATAAACTTGACAAATTATTATGGAATTAACATAATCAAGATAATTTAGGTGTGATGAGATAAAAATGACTGTTGATATAAGTAAGATCTAGTATCGAACAATGTAGTGCAATGCTTCTATCAGACAGTTTTGTGAAGAGTAGAGAGATAGAGAATGATGCACTTATAGCTTTATAGTGGTTTAACTTGGTATAAATCAACTTCCACTCTCCCAGTTAACAGCTTACTAGCTAGATTCCACTAATCAATCCTTGAGAATTACGGCAAGTTGTGCCGTTTATATCCAAGTGTTTGTTCCCCAAGTTGGTTCAACTTATATGCAAGCTAATAGATTTCACTATCTCCCACTTAGGCACAGACTATAACATTGTCAACATTGTCAACACTTCTCAAGAGATTACAATTTTTAGCACTTAGAAGAGGGGTAAGTACACTgtcagtgccaaaagttatgtatgtcgctcactttggtgtcatCGACAAGAAATTTCGGTCAAAATGATTACAtggattttatatttttttaaaaaaattgagatggtTTTtgaacgacgtcgttttccatcctccttaagaaaacgacgtcgttttgccatcctaagtgaatggcc
This genomic stretch from Eucalyptus grandis isolate ANBG69807.140 chromosome 3, ASM1654582v1, whole genome shotgun sequence harbors:
- the LOC104440220 gene encoding uncharacterized protein LOC104440220, translated to MSAQDRFVEKLVDLLSPEELEVPDGTRCTAIHYAAMGGRIRMVKALVGRNPKLTNILDGDHFVPLRRSAEYGALSKEVFWFLAMNTKDDSPRRIFPEDQAFGTIYYLAYAGHFDVSLYLLHQYPHLAKEKIGPIKAKGSLLRALSLRPLHFLSGARLNLWERLLYKCVPVNLKSIPNECPWISRTPTTMAQALQIFRKLFVIEAVGAFKKFLWTAAKIVAPPVQRIRDAKLRHEGAVELVKRVCAQISDMETAEILKFFEEDLIINWATTKGIVEILEVCLESYPELIWTTYKGKSWLTVAVEYRQEEVCGLFLAANSSDNLSIIPTTPENAESLAMLNAAARNSPNFGYLSNVPGAAIQMQRELQWFKAVEGWVHPYYRVAKKTFQEGETEVYEAYWHIFLDEHKELLKNGEKWMKSTSSSFLLISTLIAVALFVAALIVSGGRNNTGVPILLGKNSLLVFAVSDALGLFFSMAAVFSFSAILTSSHEPEDFLYSLPKNMIIGLSSLFFSLASMLAAFAAALTFVLDERLKWAWIPVTVLSCLPVALFAMLQLPLLFQMVKSTFGPSIFRPRKIWKRSTNCWTRTFHKKTS